One region of Limnospira fusiformis SAG 85.79 genomic DNA includes:
- a CDS encoding GDP-mannose 4,6-dehydratase, whose amino-acid sequence MNDFWRDRSVFMTGCTGLLGGWMVTELVQRGAKVTGLVRDSVPQSRLYTDNWSDKINIVRGCVEDLPTIERAIAEYQVDTVFHLGAQTLVGVANQNPLGTFEANIKGTWNVLEACRRVGGVSRILIASSDKAYGDQEILPYNETAPLQGQHPYDVSKSCADLISRTYYVSYGLPVCVTRCGNFYGGGDLNFNRIVPDTIRSALREQPVTLRSDGSYIRDYFYVKDGVLAYLHLAEQMERKEIWGEAFNFSNELQITVLELVQKILAVMNKNHLQPVILNQAKNEIKHQYLSAEKARQMLSWQPQYSLESGLKETIDWYQKFLHTHTQ is encoded by the coding sequence ATTAATGATTTTTGGCGCGATCGCTCTGTTTTTATGACAGGTTGCACGGGGTTACTGGGTGGTTGGATGGTTACTGAATTAGTCCAACGAGGTGCGAAGGTGACAGGTTTAGTGCGGGACTCCGTGCCACAGTCTCGTTTGTACACCGACAACTGGAGCGATAAAATTAATATAGTCCGTGGCTGTGTTGAAGATTTGCCGACTATCGAAAGAGCGATCGCAGAATACCAAGTAGACACAGTGTTTCATCTAGGCGCTCAAACTCTTGTGGGAGTAGCAAATCAAAACCCATTAGGAACTTTTGAAGCCAATATCAAAGGAACCTGGAATGTACTAGAAGCCTGTCGTCGAGTTGGCGGTGTTAGTCGCATTCTAATTGCCTCCAGCGATAAAGCCTATGGAGACCAAGAAATTCTACCATACAACGAAACCGCACCATTACAAGGACAACATCCCTATGATGTGTCTAAAAGTTGTGCCGATTTAATTAGTCGGACATATTACGTTTCCTATGGTTTGCCAGTTTGTGTAACCCGATGCGGTAATTTTTACGGTGGTGGCGACTTAAACTTTAATCGCATTGTCCCCGATACCATTAGGTCAGCTTTACGAGAACAGCCAGTTACTCTCCGCAGCGACGGCAGTTATATTCGGGACTATTTCTATGTCAAAGATGGCGTATTAGCTTATCTGCATTTAGCCGAACAGATGGAGAGAAAAGAGATTTGGGGTGAGGCTTTTAATTTTAGTAATGAACTGCAAATTACCGTCTTAGAATTAGTGCAGAAAATCCTAGCGGTGATGAATAAGAATCATTTGCAACCCGTCATATTAAATCAGGCGAAAAATGAGATTAAACATCAGTATCTATCGGCTGAAAAAGCCCGCCAAATGTTGAGTTGGCAACCTCAATATAGCTTAGAGTCTGGCCTAAAAGAAACCATTGATTGGTATCAAAAATTTTTACATACACATACACAGTGA
- the rfbF gene encoding glucose-1-phosphate cytidylyltransferase encodes MKVVILAGGMGTRLREETEYRPKPLVEVGGKPIIWHIMKLYAHYGFLDFIVCLGYKGNLIKEYFLNYEAMNNDFTINLGRSHQITYHNTHSETDFSVTLVNTGLDTLTGGRVAQVKPYINEDLFMVTYGDGLADLNIKDLVDFHKNHGKIATVTTVQPLSRYGVVNVDKEARVLNFGEKIREDKMISAGFFVFDRRIFDYLWDGDCVLEKEPLEKLAAAGQLMSYHHEGFFYAMDTFKDYQELNVRWNSGQTPWKVWE; translated from the coding sequence ATGAAAGTAGTGATACTAGCGGGTGGCATGGGTACTCGCTTGAGAGAAGAAACCGAATATCGCCCTAAGCCTTTGGTAGAAGTGGGGGGGAAGCCGATTATTTGGCACATCATGAAGCTTTATGCTCACTATGGTTTTTTAGATTTTATTGTTTGTTTGGGATATAAAGGAAATTTAATTAAAGAGTATTTTTTGAATTATGAAGCCATGAATAATGACTTCACTATCAATTTAGGTCGTTCTCATCAAATTACTTATCATAATACCCACTCTGAGACTGATTTTTCAGTAACTTTAGTTAATACTGGTTTGGATACTTTGACTGGAGGTAGGGTGGCTCAAGTCAAGCCATATATTAATGAAGATTTGTTTATGGTGACTTATGGAGATGGTCTGGCTGATCTGAATATTAAAGACTTAGTGGATTTTCATAAGAACCATGGTAAAATAGCCACAGTTACTACAGTACAGCCCTTGTCTCGCTATGGAGTGGTGAATGTTGATAAAGAAGCCAGGGTGTTAAATTTTGGCGAAAAAATTAGGGAGGACAAAATGATAAGTGCCGGTTTCTTTGTGTTTGATCGCCGGATTTTTGATTATTTATGGGATGGAGATTGTGTATTAGAAAAAGAACCCCTGGAAAAGTTGGCAGCCGCAGGGCAATTAATGAGCTATCATCATGAAGGCTTCTTTTATGCCATGGACACTTTCAAAGATTATCAAGAGTTAAATGTGCGGTGGAACTCAGGTCAAACACCGTGGAAGGTTTGGGAGTAA
- a CDS encoding DUF3368 domain-containing protein, protein MKVVVNGTPLIALSLIDRLQLLPRLFDEIFIPPTVYREVAIQGGDRPGREAILTRTGAIVQAPAGTSSIEPLLLGLDAGEFEVILLSRELQGDWVLIDERLGRRVALSLGLPVKGSLGLLLAAVGADLMTRQEARESVSELLKKWHSFEFATDSDV, encoded by the coding sequence TGTTGTCAATGGGACGCCATTAATTGCTTTGAGTCTCATCGATCGCTTGCAACTGTTACCCCGGTTATTTGATGAGATTTTTATCCCGCCCACCGTATATCGAGAGGTGGCTATTCAGGGGGGCGATCGCCCGGGTCGCGAAGCGATTTTAACTCGAACGGGGGCGATCGTGCAAGCTCCGGCAGGGACTTCCAGTATTGAACCGTTACTTTTGGGACTCGATGCCGGAGAATTTGAAGTCATTTTGTTGAGTCGGGAACTCCAAGGGGATTGGGTCTTGATTGATGAGCGTTTGGGACGGCGGGTCGCTTTGAGTTTGGGTTTACCTGTGAAGGGAAGTTTGGGGCTTTTACTGGCTGCTGTCGGTGCAGATTTAATGACTCGGCAGGAAGCCAGGGAATCGGTTTCGGAGTTGCTTAAAAAATGGCATTCGTTTGAGTTCGCAACTGATTCGGATGTTTGA
- a CDS encoding group II intron maturase-specific domain-containing protein translates to MENKSHKVKEVIKKHKNAPQAALIKRLNPIITGWARYYSGVVSYAVLALSAKASHFLVII, encoded by the coding sequence ATGGAGAACAAGTCTCACAAGGTTAAAGAGGTGATTAAGAAACACAAAAATGCGCCTCAAGCCGCCCTGATTAAAAGACTCAATCCCATCATCACAGGATGGGCAAGATACTACTCAGGGGTAGTCTCCTATGCCGTTCTCGCCCTTTCAGCGAAAGCATCCCATTTTCTGGTCATCATTTAA